The following coding sequences lie in one Labrus bergylta chromosome 5, fLabBer1.1, whole genome shotgun sequence genomic window:
- the tnks1bp1 gene encoding 182 kDa tankyrase-1-binding protein, with translation MESSIEASPSAGISQTKPALTPKPRLAPKPFSLQKNSNIRSINAPKTVSSTTKKTLQKTIPSPAQQTPASDSKPSPVSVLNTKNQQKTTTDTIDSGVGKSDPSSQTAPPKETPESELIEKDDVIQIKAKASTVIEPESEQIDGKKKEEEKSDIKKLEKSDGDVSSAFDPKCHLGSIRKRLPTELTSKFESGGPCLPPQPSKNIPTIKNIANKPESSDPDQSPRASEPSNTENEEGGLKEDYGGGGSIKRRISLLFDSSSRPEVMAKRDEPEIVNGTGGVKARIKNWVTETNSETEKKPQVVHRGRSKSFEPGTSLTEEETPEKPNVEPPASKTSSSEEVDHSSRASPAEQPTDTPTETSEGASTENKSSEILGDPSEERTQNKSNEGEVQLRNRSRSLSQTATDEGDSAASQSLQCSLKRGGVKRRSVHFGVVERDDGGPPVPLGSDPDSSEGEEEEAPKDDTEEETPESIPVYRRVGSLQKKNDEAQREEEERLKHVEFEKRRRAEEHEQANLEIEQERKRKEEEEREKEKARQREEEERERVRLREEEMERKRKEEWEAERFKEEERARERQREEDMERERQMELMLKRQREEEKEKARQEEERLKKEQEEKEKERLEEEERLREERERQKLREEERERERELMLQRKREEERERAKQEEERSKQEQEERVKRRLMEEERLREERERQRLREEEMERVREEQERQRLREEEMERLREERERQRLREEEMERLREERERQRLREEEMERLREERERQRLREEEMERLREEQERQRLREEEMERLREEQERQRLREEEMERLREERERERLREEEKRFIREQEEKRIERKLTEEEMNLEKQREEEWEKEWLKKTEELGGEKGEEERGRETELMWQRQKEERQRQEEMEKERVREEAEKNEQKRLKEQQQKEEMERMREIEMEKLRLEEERQKREKKAESSLPPSAKKSESQIEVVYDDFSVKQPLMDVDFDDFSVKPKRWGSQAKAEASPATRRWEEDPAEKQEVEALVPMEVSQGGNKEPDSPLPTLTQKSPVEEEVVQLISIKFVEEEMVMEREREKEREEKETKEALEEETTKEDEEDKQEAQVNSYGRTEEDKDTDALIDNEPDQQREAREEPSEIDSPEPVPEEAPEEAPEGSPERSPEDADMTDFHTVEEPAPFPESSNPLLDTSVQRSKADLGKRRIRSRPSKVFRSGLSAKESPDWRCHDSTDEKEANQKDSDSEEEQPQLKKVSTTPPSSKRVPVFPGLSPSSLIAKLKRRTGGGRTGGGEQTEEDKGREEKESQKEEDTAPSPSLLSRSPRSPAHLAGAARVLPPIGGADKGAVASPAWLKELKSKKRLSQYDGEA, from the exons ATGGAGAGCTCCATTGAGGCTTCCCCGAGTGCTGGCATCTCTCAAACAAAGCCAGCTCTGACCCCCAAACCTCGGCTTGCTCCGAAGCCCTTCTCTCTGCAGAAGAACTCGAACATTCGCTCCATCAATGCTCCAAAGACGGTCAGCTCAACCactaaaaaaacattgcagAAGACTATACCCTCCCCTGCTCAGCAAACCCCCGCCTCTGATTCCAAACCGAGCCCTGTAAGTGTGCTGAACaccaaaaatcaacaaaaaacaacaacagatactATCGATTCTGGTGTAGGAAAATCTGATCCTTCCTCACAAACTGCTCCACCCAAAGAAACACCCGAGTCTGAGCTAATCGAGAAGGACGATGTCATCCAAATAAAAGCCAAAGCATCCACAGTTATTGAGCCTGAATCTGAACAGATagatggaaaaaagaaagaagaagaaaaatcagacATCAAGAAGCTCGAAAAATCCGATGGCGATGTTTCATCTGCATTTGATCCCAAATGTCACTTGGGTAGCATCAGGAAGCGCCTGCCCACGGAGCTCACCTCAAAGTTTGAGTCAGGTGGTCCGTGTTTGCCCCCCCAGCCGAGTAAAAACATCCCAACAATCAAAAACATTGCGAACAAGCCAGAATCTTCAGATCCGGATCAGAGCCCGAGAGCATCAGAACCATCAAACACAGAGAATGAAGAAGGAGGACTGAAGGAGGACTATGGTGGAGGAGGCAGTATAAAACGCAGAATCAGTCTCCTGTTTGACTCTTCATCGAGGCCAGAGGTCATGGCAAAGAGAGACGAGCCAGAAATTGTGAATGGTACAGGAGGAGTGAAAGCGAGAATTAAAAACTGGGTCACAGAGACTAACTCTGAGACTGAGAAGAAGCCTCAAGTTGTGCACAGAGGTCGCTCTAAGAG ctTTGAGCCAGGAACTTCTCTAACAGAAGAGGAGACACCTGAAAAACCAAATGTTGAGCCCCCTGCGAGCAAGACATCGTCCAGCGAGGAGGTGGATCATTCTTCAAGAGCGTCGCCTGCTGAACAACCTACAGACACCCCGACGGAAACATCCGAAGGGGCTAGTACAGAAAATAAGTCATCGGAAATCTTGGGAGACCCATCAGAAGAGCGCACACAGAACAAATCCAACGAGGGGGAAGTCCAATTACGGAACCGCAGCCGATCTTTAAGCCAGACCGCCACTGATGAGGGAGACTCAGCTGCCAGTCAAAGTCTGCAGTGTTCTCTGAAGAGGGGCGGAGTCAAACGGCGCTCTGTTCACTTTGGCGTGGTGGAGAGAGATGATGGAGGGCCCCCCGTGCCCCTGGGCTCAGACCCTGATTCCAgcgaaggagaggaagaagaggcacCAAAGGATGACACTGAGGAGGAAACCCCGGAATCAATACCGGTCTACAGAAGAGTGGGTTCACTTCAGAAGAAGAACGATGAGGCGCAAAGGGAAGAAGAGGAACGACTGAAACACGTGGAATTTGAAAAGAGACGGAGGGCAGAGGAGCATGAACAGGCGAATCTAGAGATCGAGCAGGAGCGTAAacgaaaagaggaagaagagagggagaaagaaaaggcaaggcagagggaggaggaagaaagggaaagagtgaggctgagggaggaggaaatggagagaaagaggaaggaggagtgGGAAGCAGAGAGgtttaaagaagaagagagagcgagggaaagGCAGCGAGAAGAAGATatggagagggagaggcagatgGAGTTGATgctgaagagacagagagaggaggaaaaagaaaaggcaagacaagaagaggagagactcaaaaaggaacaggaggagaaggaaaaagagagactggaggaggaggagcgactgagggaggaaagagagaggcaaaagctcagagaagaagagagggagagagagagggagttgaTGTTGCAGAGAAAAagggaagaggaaagagagagggcaaaacaagaagaggaaaggagcAAACAAGAACAGGAAGAAAGGGTAAAAAGGagactgatggaggaggagagactgagggaggaaagggaaagacagaggctaagagaagaagagatggagagagtgagggaggaacaagaaagacagaggctaagagaagaagagatggagagactgagggaggaaagagaaagacagaggctaagagaagaggagatggagagactgagggaggaaagagaaagacagaggctaagagaagaggagatggagagactgagggaggaaagagaaagacagaggctaagagaagaagagatggagagactgagggaggaacaagaaagacagaggctaagagaagaggagatggagagactgagggaggaacaagaaagacagaggctaagagaagaggagatggagagactgagggaggaacgagaaagagagaggctaagagaagaggaaaagagattCATTCGTgaacaagaggaaaaaagaatTGAGAGAAAActgacagaggaggaaatgaaCTTAGAGAAGcaaagagaagaggagtgggAGAAAGAGTGGTTGAAAAAGACGGAAGAGTtgggaggagaaaaaggagaagaggagaggggaagagagacagagttgATGtggcagagacagaaagaggagagacaaagacaagaggagatggagaaagaAAGGGTAAGAGAAGAGGCAGAGAAGAATGAGCAGAAAAGGCTAAAAGAGCagcaacaaaaagaagagatggagagaatgAGGGAAATAGAAATGGAAAAGCTAAGGTTAGAAGAAGAGAggcaaaaaagagaaaagaaggcagAATCATCTCTTCCCCCCTcagcaaaaaaatcagagagtCAAATTGAAGTAGTTTATGATGACTTCTCTGTCAAGCAGCCTCTGATGGATGTGGATTTCGATGACTTTTCCGTCAAACCCAAGAGATGGGGATCACAGGCCAAAGCGGAAGCTAGTCCGGCCACCCGAAGATGGGAAGAGGATCCTGCTGAGAAACAAGAAGTGGAAGCGCTGGTGCCAATGGAGGTCAGCCAGGGGGGAAATAAAGAACCGGACAGCCCACTGCCCACATTAACCCAGAAAAGTCCTGTGGAAGAGGAGGTGGTACAGCTCATCTCCATAAAGTTTGTAGAAGAGGAAATGgtgatggagagggagagggagaaggagcgCGAGGAGAAGGAAACGAAGGAGGCGTTGGAGGAGGAGACGACaaaggaagatgaagaagacaAGCAGGAG gCACAGGTTAACAGTTATGGCAGAACAGAAGAGGACAAAGACACTGATGCCTTGATCGACAATGAGCCAGACCAGCAGCGTGAGGCCCGTGAGGAGCCGTCTGAAATTGACAG tcCAGAGCCCGTGCCTGAAGAAGCCCCTGAAGAAGCCCCTGAGGGCTCCCCTGAGCGCTCCCCTGAAGATGCTGATATGACAGATTTTCACACCGTGGAAGAGCCAGCTCCATTCCCCGAG AGCTCCAATCCTCTCCTTGACACCAGCGTGCAGAGATCGAAGGCCGACCTCGGTAAGAGGCGAATTCGGTCACGTCCGTCCAAGGTGTTTCGTTCAGGCTTGTCGGCGAAGGAGAGCCCTGACTGGAGGTGTCATGACTCCACAG aTGAAAAGGAGGCAAATCAAAAGGATTCAGACTCTGAGGAGGAGCAGCCTCAACTGAAGAAAGTCAGTACTACTCCTCCCTCCTCTAAGAGAGTCCCCGTCTTCCCTGGCTTGAGTCCTTCATCCCTAATT GCTAAGCTTAAAAGGAGAACAGGTGGAGGACGGACCGGAGGAGGAGAGCAAACAGAGGAAGACAAGGGAAGGGAAGAGAAGGAAAGCCAAAAAGAGGAAGACACCGCAccatctccctctctgctgtcacGTTCTCCTCGCTCTCCCGCTCATCTAGCGGGGGCTGCACGAGTGCTGCCACCCATAGGTGGTGCAGACAAAGG TGCCGTCGCCTCTCCTGCCTGGCTGAAAGAACTCAAGTCCAAGAAACGTCTGAGTCAGTATGACGGGGAGGCGTAG